One segment of Brassica napus cultivar Da-Ae chromosome C3, Da-Ae, whole genome shotgun sequence DNA contains the following:
- the LOC125583601 gene encoding uncharacterized protein LOC125583601, protein MTHPYEEMTEMKKLKKHYDMLGFVADVQYGIPTCCPCGGEIMTNVSPAPKYKSDFDTLPGSRYFTCKIYEDDGLHFRQPWAFGVQQEVDRLRGEVKELAEEIAKLKRLITSTSRP, encoded by the exons ATGACTCACCCGTATGAAGAGATGACGGagatgaagaagctgaagaaacaCTACGACATGTTAGGGTTCGTTGCCGATGTCCAATATGGAATTCCTACCTGTTGCCCATGCGGTGGTGAAATAATGACAAATGTTTCTCCAGCTCCGAAGTACAAATCAGATTTTGATACCTTGCCTGGGAGTAGGTACTTCACCTGTAAGATTTATGAG GACGATGGGTTGCACTTTCGTCAGCCATGGGCTTTTGGTGTTCAGCAAGAAGTGGATCGCCTAAGGGGGGAGGTGAAAGAGTTGGCAGAAGAGATTGCTAAGCTTAAGAGGCTCATTACCTCGACCTCCCGTCCATGA